A region of the Labeo rohita strain BAU-BD-2019 chromosome 5, IGBB_LRoh.1.0, whole genome shotgun sequence genome:
TTTGATTATCTCCGCTCCTCGCCGCCATCCGCCATTAATCAAAACGGAAATAATGTGCAAAGACCGGAAATAGGATCAACTCAGTAGTGTCAATTATATTAACTCATTGTAATAACACTGACTCTAAACACTGACTCACACTGCAAGTGTTCATGTCGTTCAAATCAACACCCGAATCAACACTTTTCAACACTGGAAAATTAACACCATAAAAACAACTCTATACAACTTTTGCTGTCAGtctaatcaaaggattatagTGCGAGCACTCTAAAATCTTAGGTTTTTGCTgttaagtaaactgtcatattagcaaaaaccttaaaagaaaatacagcTGTGGGTAACCCGCGATAGACACCAAGGCTGCGTGCGAAAGCTCTACAATGCTGCCTTCAGAGGCAGCActccaaggcaggaaggcatcaaggcacgtccgaattctaattctgcttcacttcctgtctccggaggttCCTTCTTCTGATCGAATTTTGAAGggagcatagatgtatccttcgctgctttcgatttcccacaatcccaTGCATGTGTGTCATacaggctatataaataaagatattctggtgaaattagacttattactttatacaatagatgagatcttgaccatgataaactttatgaatcgtaatagtgtaaaaaagcataataaacaatattttttgtaacaatagtatttaaaaaaaaggttaaaagggttcaaatgagtagtaaatacaaataatatttaaaatatactaccAATGAtaacgaaacagccactaataacagacctgttctgcaatattacttgcatcagtgcttttatttttttaaggaaaatcaTGCAGGTACAGTGCAAGAACAGATGACAGAGAATAACATCAGTGTAGGTTGCAGTGCAGGTTTTTATTAGGCCACTGATATGGTGGTATTTTACCCATGGCTgggttatatttttttctttcttttttttttaatacaagtaAATTTATGACAAGATGCAATGAACCGTATTATTCACAAAGAATTCTGCCCTTTTCTGAGCATGAGATATCATTCCAGTTATTTAGGTCAGGGTTTGTATTCATTAAAACACAGTCTTCATTTCCACCATTGTCATTTGGCTCACCCTTGAGCCaaaacctgaataaaatatattagattttCAGTTATTCACAGACTCGGGAATGCATTAGAAGCATTAAAATAAGACTACAATAGACTGAGATAATTATCTGTGAATGTTTCATCACTTACCCTTCTTTCAGTGGAGAATTATCCACCCATTTCATGTTGCCCTCAATCTCTATGTCAGACAATCCAATCCACACAGACACGCCCATGTTCTCCTTGATAAATGAATACACTCTGCTCTGTGTGAATGCAAACATAAACTAGTGTGATTCCTCTCATTCATGAACAGACAGTCACATCACTCATATAAGTCTACTCTTACAAACCCACCTGCTTCTCTTTACTCTTGATAATGACCAGATCAGCACCATGATCTCTGCAAAACTGTCGGCTATCAGACCAGTTCTTCATTTGAATAGTGGTGAAAAATCCACCTGAAGCACACAGGTTTCCTAACagaaacacacattttttaagctgtataaatacagtaaagatAAAGAAAACTAGGTAAAAGACCTAGGAAGCAGTCTCCTCTAGGATCTCCTCCCCGTCCGGGGCACCAGTGGGCTTTAACAGAGAGACATGGAAGGTGGGTGAGATACGATATTCAGCCGGTAATGCTAGTCTAAAAGACACAGGTGTAATTTGACGGATAATTTTGAaaggacccacgtacctggggctTAGTTTTTTGCAGGGTAGGCGCAGGTGGAGGTCCCGGGTCGAGAGCCACACCCATTGGCCCAGCTCATAGGGGGGGATTGGGTCGGCGATGACGATCGGCCTGGGCCTGGGTCCGGCGGACGGCTCTTTGAAGGTGAATGTGGGCCCGATTCCAGGTGGCCTCGCTTATGCGCATCCAGGAGTCAACAGCGGGAAGGTCCGAGGGCTCTCCTGACCAAGGGAACAAGGGGGGTTGAAAACCCAGGGTACACTGAAAGGGTGTCAGGTTGGTTGAGGGTTTGCGGATAGAGTTCTGGGCGTATTCGGCCCAGAGGAGGAACCGACTCCAGTCTTCTTGGTGGTCGTGACAGTATGATCGCAGGAATCGAGTTAGTTCTTGATTGAGTCTCTCTGCCTGTCCGTTGGCCTCCGGATGGTAACCCGAGGTTAAGCTGACGTTAACTCCTAGGTGGCGGAAAAACTGGACCAGAGGCGTGAGGTGAACTGAGGACCCCGGTCCGATACAATGTCTTCAGGGAGACCGTAGAAGCGAAATACTGCATTACAGAGGGCCTCAGCAGTCTCCAGGGCTGTGGGTAGTTTGGGGAGAGGAATCAGGCGACAGCCCTTGGAGAAACGATCAATAACAGTCAGGATGGTGGTGTGTCCCTGAGATGGAGGCAGATCGGTGATAAAGTCTACGGCTATGTGGGACCAGGGGCGTTTGGGAACAGGTAGGGGTTGAAGCAGACCAGCTGGCAGTTGGCGAGACGCCTTAGTGGTGTTGCATACCACACAGTTCTTGACAAAGTCTATGGAGTCTGATCGAAGTGACGGCCACCAGAAACGATTGTGAAGTAGGTCTATGGTTGCCTCGATCCCGGGGTGTCCTGAGCTTGGCCTGGCGTGAACTTCAGATAGAACCCGTGGGCGGAGCTCCGCGGGGACATAGGTGCGGTTCTCGGGACATTCAGCGGGAGGAGGGTCCCGGGAGTGAGCCTCCGAAATCTCCGTCATGAGATCCCAAGCGACGGGTGCAATGAGCATGGAGGCAGGTAAAATGGTCTCTGGAGGAGGAGAGGCATGGTCAGGCTCGTGAACACGCGATAGGGCATCGGCCTTGTGGTTCTGGGAGCCAGGACGATAACTGATGGTGAACTGAAAGCGTGTGAAGAAGAGCGCCCACCTGGCCTGTCGATGATTGAGCACCTTAGCAGTGCGGATATATTCGAGATTCTTGTGGTCGGTTAGGATGACGAACGGATGTAGAGCTCCTTCCAGCCAATGCCTCCATTCTTCTAAGGCTAATTTGATTGCCAGCAGCTCCCGGTTGCCCACGTCATAGTTCCTCTCGGCGGGGCTTAGTTTGTGCGAAAAGAAAGCGCAAGGGAAGGTTCGGGGGGGTTCTCCCAGCCTCTGCGAGAGAATGGCCCCCACGCCGGTGCTAGAGGCGTCGACCTCCACGAGGAAGGGTAGCTGGGAGTCTGGATGTTTGAGGACGGGTGCTGAGGAGAATCTGAGACGGAGATCATGGAAGGCGTGCAACGCTTCAGGACTCCAAGAAAGCCGAGCGCTCCCCTTCTTGACCATCGACGTGAGTGGTGCGGCCACCGTGCTGAAGTTGCGGATGAACCGGCGATAAAAGTTCGAGAAGCCCAGAAACCGCTGAAGTTGTTTTAGTGTTTTCGGTTGAGGCCAGTTCCGTACTGCAGTGACTTTAGTCTCGTCCATTGCCACGCCCTCTGGGCTGATGACATAACCCAGGAAGGAGATCTTTTCCTGATGGAACTGGCACTTCTCCTCCTTGGCGTACAGTTGGTGGTGGATGAGACGCTTGAGTACGGCCCTGACATGTTGGATGTGCTCGGAGTAGGAGTTGGAGAAGATTAAGATGTCGTCTATGTAAACGATGACCCAGCGGTTTAGCATGTCCCGGAATACATCGTTTACAAAGGCCTGGAAGTACAACGGACTGTTGGCCAGGCCGAAGGGCATAACCCGGTATTCATAGTGCCCTGAAGTCGTGGAGAAcgccgtcttccactcgtccccCTCTCGAATGCGAATGAGATTGTAAGCTGAGCGAAGATCCAATTTTGTGTAGTATTTAGCGGATCGTAGCTGTTCCAGTGCTGGGGGAACGAGAGGGAGAGGATAGCGGTATTTCACGGTGACCTCATTGAGTGAGCGGTAGTCTATGCAAGGTCGCAAACCTCCATCCTTTTTCTTCACGAAGAAGAAACCGGCCGAGACTGGAGAGGTGGATGGTCGGATGAAACCCTTGGCTAGTTCCTCCTTGATGTAGTTCTCCATGGCCTCTGACTCGGGCTGTGAGAGGGGGAATATACGGCCTCGAGGAGGAATGGCTCCTGGCATTAGCTCGATGGCGCAGTCACCTGGTCTGTGGGGCGGTAGTTCCGTGGCCCTGACTGTGCTGAAAGCCTCGAGGAGGTCGTGGTATTCGTGAGGTATGGAGCTGCTAGGAGGAGACGAGGAAGGCTTGGTAGGAAGCTGAGGTGCAGGAGTAACGCAGTGCTTGTGGCAGTGGGGTGACCAGTCGGTGATGGTGCCTCTGGCCCAGGAGATGGTGGGTTCGTGAAGGTTGAGCCAGGGGTATCCTAAGATGAGTGGTGACTGAGGGGAGGTGATGACGAAGAAACGGATTGATTCCTGATGGTGCGGTTCCAGACAGAGGGTGAGTTCCTGAGTGACGTGATCAACGCGGCCTGTTCCTAGCGGTCTcccgtcgagggcggccactgccaCGGGGGAAGAGCAAGAAACAACAGGCAGCTGATTAGTTCTCACAAAATCCTTGTCGATAAAGTTACCGACAGCGCCGGAATCAATTAGAGCAGTGGTCTCAACAGTTATATTGACAGAGCTGAGCCGAACTGGAACTTTACAGCAATTCAAACTGGGTCTGGAAAGACTCACCGAGGTCGGGGGACGAGGTGGTCGAGTCGGGCAGGTGGCACGGATGTGTCCCGCTTGGCCGCAATACTCTGTCAcaaacgcggtctctgtggcttcCCCCGTTCCGCACCAACGGGAACCTTCCCCTGAGTTCTAAAACCACATTACCCACAAACCCCTGtctcttccggttccgggtccccGAGGTCACTTCCCGTTTGGCGGCTATTTCAGCGTGTCACGCTGGGCCGTTCACCGCAAAGTTTTTGTTGACTATGttatcaatcctgagcgtttacTTATCGGACTGCTTACtcgttgccaaccggactgcctttactgtgtgtgaacctttgctgcctgccctttATCGACCCTTGCCTGCCCCACGGATTATTGCGTTTGAtcgccgcctgccccgaccccTTGCACGGACTATTACGACCCGATTGGATTTGCCTTCACCACACCAGTCCACCATTGTTGACCAACGCCTGTTTAAGTTGTCTGATCTATTAAAGTTGTTGCATATGGATCCACCGTCTCACGATTCGTCTTTGGCATCGTCACAGAGATCAAACGCAATAATCCGTGGGGCAGGCAAGGGTCGATAAAGGAcaggcagcaaaggttcacacacagtaaaggcagtccggttggcaacgaGTAAGCAGTCCGATAAgtaaacgctcaggattgataaCATAGTCAACAAAACTTCGCGGTGAACGGCCCAGCGTGACACGCTGAAATAGCCGCCAAACGGGAAGTGACCTCggggacccggaaccggaagagaCAGCCCCAGGCAGGGGTTTGTGGGTAATGTGGTTTTAGAACTCAGGGGAAGGTTCCCGTTGGTGCGGAACGGGGgaagccacagagaccgcgtttgTGACAATAGCTCAATTTTCATTCCCATGTTGAAACTCTCTGAAACTCTCTTCTAGGGCTTATCATTTGGACAAGtacatttgtcattaatttgTCCAAATATAAAGTCACTTGTCTGGAAAGAaaaggctttttaaaaaaaaatccactgcaGAGGAaacagaagctgcatctgaagAGGCATTTAAATGCGTTTACACAAACCGTTTAATGAAGCTTAGCATGAATACATTTACTTTGCAAAATTACTTTATTagtttaatgattaaattagtTTAATGAGCTGATTTGTTCactgtgtgttgctcagagatacACGACCGTTCTACGGTGATCTAtgtttgaaatatgaaatatcccctttttcaaatcgagccattctcagatgaggccgctcccacgatagttgaatgacatgagcgtcttacctcagacccgccctacatcagctgtaacagtccgacctccattgtttcgatgccagagcagggatgtaagttagacaagaatatctccgattgagcgattgaggtgttgtgtttctggatgtaataatgaacatagtggttgtcatttactcctgacatttgagccactgaagatgcagtggattatgtttgtttgtgaagggaatgcgcctcccgatcagCGCTGGGcaagttacttccaaaatgtaatacattatatattactagttactgtgatttaaaagtaattaattacattacagtattactgtctctgaattgtaatgtgttacactacttttaggttacttttgagttactttcaccaaaaatatccacagaagtatgactaggcatcattataaaataccaaaatgtagtttattgctgCTCATTATACATCCAGTGTAGGGTAATGATGTAGGTCCATATagcaaaaaattataaaatcttaTTTAGATAGGCTACCATGTAAGTCTACATTAACGTTACTTGTAGTTTAGGTTAAACACagataagcacaaaattattacatttataaataaagcaaaatgttaTAACgtacaaacaataaacacaatacCTAGCCTATAGACTATTTGGACGGTTTTCGGAACAAAACATGAATGAAATATATAAGTTGctaaacaagccaaaacaaattaGGCTAATTTAAAGGGAAACTAATTTAAAGGCACAACCCCATGGTATGGGGTTGTGCActattaaaatgttgtaaagAAGAAGTGCCAGGTGTGCACAATGGCCATGCTTAAATGTGTTTGTCTTGACGCTGAGATGGGTCCTCAATACAGTGACCATCAGGAATTTCTGGCTCCTCTGTGTTTCCTTTCGTTAGTATCTCAAGATACTACATATGGCCATGTGGATAAACAAAGAGATGAAGTTAAATGAAGGCAAATAAGGATAAAGCAGCTATTTCAAAGAAGCAAGTAAGAAACAGGACGCTGAAGCAGCTAAGCTGATTGAAACAAGTTGCTACCACGTGAAATGATTGATTGAAGAAACAATGACTGGAATGATTGAATCATTTCTTCGTGGCAAATGGTGCTGAAAACACAGAGAAGAAATGAGCCATATTGTTGAGTTGTGTTGGAGCACAGACATACACACTGATGAGGAATTTGCTGAGCCCAGAGAAACCAGGTGCAAAGACTTTTGAAGAATTGGCAGTGGTGGACAGTAacaaagtacactgtaaaaagcaatttgttgaaaaaagtttagtcaacttgaaatgttaagttatactaagtgacaacttagatatttgagtttattgaactgggtaacaagcccagcttttaagtttaacaaacctaattttttgtttagtcaacttaaatatctaagttatcacttagtacaacttaacatttcaagttgactaaacttattggaattgactgaacttaaaatttgaaggcagaagagtaacaaattattttaagttgactcaccaaattgtgctttttttgtttttttacagtgtagttgtacttcgttactgtacttaagtacatttttcaagtatctgtactttagtggagtagttttattttgagtaactttcacttttacttgaCTATATTCCAAAGCgtaagatcgtactttttacttcactaaatttcataaaacattttttgtactcTTTGTAATATAGCGTGTGCTCCGAGACGCAGAAacggtgtctgattcatgaacaaactgactCTTTTTAATGAACCTGTGAAAACGATTCACaaattggaatgatccgattgcagctggtgtcgacaactcactgattcaactcactgattcagctaacaagtaaatattgttagctgatgctaactgtctagctaacaagcttgctggtgctaagttgaggtaatttttaaatataaagtccaaatatttttattcaacaaccTAGATAAATTACATCTGAGGGAAAAAGAAgggatgtgatgttcagaacatggtaactacagtaattatcaaagtgggaagtgatgccctgtggtgtttttacaccacagacaaggtttaaaagggaaaaaaaatcattatgaaaatttaattatattttccttaaaggggtcatcgggtgcccatttttcacaagttgatatgattctttagggtcttaatgaaaagtctctaatatactttgattaaaaattgtcaatggttgtgtaaaacaacaccctttttaccttatcaaaatcagctctgcaaaaatcttctcattctaaggggttgttcctttaaatgcaaatgaactctgctcaccccgcccctctcttctctctgtgaaaagacggtcttgtttactttagccgcatttagccgcgtttagccactaaacttcctaactaccacgttataaggaaaggcgatcgcaaagattcataaaaaaaacgctcatactcacttctgctgtaagtgaagctggatcacgaatgatttgcgcgaacatagacggatatatgtagatcaggaggcgcattcccttcacaaacaaacgtaatctactgcatcttcagcagctcagatgtcgggagtaaatgacgaccactatgttcattattacatccagcaacacaacacctcaatcgctcaatcggagatattcttgtctaacttacatccccgctccggcatcaaaacgtggaaagttactggactgtgacagccggtctgaggtaagagctcatgccaatcaactattgtgggagcggcctctgtcggtgtgacgcatctgagaatggctcgatttgaaaaaggggatattatttttacagattaattaaaaaccactgcatggatttttatcattatagggtagatttgtacatacactgccaacacacattaatgttcaaacaacatgaaaaagtgaacttagcatccgatgacccctttaaaatgttcttgctaacttcaggccttatctcatgtcatatataactgtgacgtTCTGCAAAACAACTGTCAGACCTGTGTGTGCCATTTgggctgtttgtgtgtgttatcCCGGTTGTGTCCTTTTatggtcttcctgttcctgttctcGTTTGTGAtgtcattgtttaatcattcCCACCTGTcctgttctgattggttgtttggTGTATTTAAGGTTGGTTGTCCCCTTGGTGTCCTgtcggtgattatattgtcATTCTGTTCCGTTTCGTGGTAGTCGCTGCTGTTTCCCTTCTGTTTTCCcttttgtagttttgttttaCATTGGACTACTGAATAAA
Encoded here:
- the LOC127166089 gene encoding CD209 antigen-like protein E, which codes for MKNWSDSRQFCRDHGADLVIIKSKEKQSRVYSFIKENMGVSVWIGLSDIEIEGNMKWVDNSPLKEGFWLKGEPNDNGGNEDCVLMNTNPDLNNWNDISCSEKGRILCE